One window of Thermocoleostomius sinensis A174 genomic DNA carries:
- the rpsS gene encoding 30S ribosomal protein S19: MSRSLKKGPFVADHLLKKIEVLNDKNEKQVIKTWSRASTIIPQMIGHTIAVHNGRQHVPVYVTEQMVGHKLGEFAPTRTFRGHAKSDKKARR; the protein is encoded by the coding sequence ATGTCCCGTTCACTTAAAAAAGGCCCATTCGTAGCGGATCACCTGCTTAAAAAAATTGAGGTGCTCAATGATAAAAACGAAAAACAGGTTATTAAAACCTGGTCTAGAGCATCCACAATCATTCCCCAGATGATTGGACATACGATCGCCGTTCACAACGGTCGTCAGCATGTTCCAGTTTATGTCACAGAACAAATGGTCGGGCATAAGCTTGGTGAGTTCGCCCCCACTCGTACCTTCCGAGGTCACGCTAAGAGTGACAAGAAGGCTCGTCGCTAA
- the rplV gene encoding 50S ribosomal protein L22, producing MAIADNEVKAVARYIRMSPHKVRRVLDQIRGRSYREALIILEFMPYKACEPILKVLRSAVANAEHNEGYTPADLVISQAFADQGPTLRRYRPRAQGRAYQIRKPTCHITIAVAPTETDEA from the coding sequence ATGGCTATTGCGGATAATGAAGTAAAAGCAGTTGCTCGCTATATTCGAATGTCACCGCACAAGGTGCGCCGAGTCTTAGACCAAATTCGGGGGCGTTCTTATCGGGAAGCTTTAATTATTTTGGAGTTTATGCCCTACAAAGCCTGTGAGCCAATTTTAAAAGTGCTGCGATCGGCGGTGGCTAACGCAGAGCACAATGAAGGCTATACTCCGGCTGATCTGGTCATCAGTCAAGCCTTTGCTGATCAAGGTCCCACACTACGGCGCTATCGTCCTCGGGCCCAAGGGCGAGCTTATCAAATTCGGAAGCCAACGTGTCATATTACGATCGCCGTTGCTCCCACTGAAACCGATGAAGCGTAA
- the rpsC gene encoding 30S ribosomal protein S3, protein MGQKIHPVGFRLGITQEHKSRWFADTDRYPKLLQEDYIIRNFLEKNPTKLKSLESPGISQIRIERKADQIDLEVHTARPGVVVGRGGQGIEELRTGLQRALGDSNRQIRINVVEVARVDADAGLIAEYVAQQLERRVSFRRVVRQAIQRAQRAGVEGIKIQVSGRLNGAEIARTEYTREGKVPLHTLRADIDYAYRTAQTIYGILGIKVWIFKGEIIPGQEEVAQPANNQPRRRQQRRRQQYEDRSNEG, encoded by the coding sequence GTGGGACAAAAGATTCATCCAGTTGGGTTTCGTCTAGGAATTACCCAAGAACACAAATCTCGTTGGTTTGCCGATACCGATCGGTATCCCAAGCTGTTGCAAGAAGACTACATTATTCGGAATTTCCTTGAAAAAAATCCAACTAAGCTGAAGAGCTTAGAAAGCCCTGGAATTTCGCAAATCCGCATTGAGCGTAAAGCTGATCAAATCGATCTAGAGGTGCATACGGCACGTCCTGGCGTTGTTGTGGGTCGAGGCGGTCAAGGCATCGAGGAATTGCGAACTGGGTTGCAGCGAGCACTCGGCGATAGCAATCGACAGATTCGCATTAACGTTGTGGAAGTTGCGCGGGTAGATGCTGACGCGGGTCTGATTGCGGAGTACGTCGCTCAACAGTTAGAGCGTCGGGTTTCATTCCGGCGTGTGGTTCGGCAAGCCATTCAACGGGCCCAGCGAGCCGGGGTGGAGGGCATCAAAATTCAAGTCAGCGGCCGACTGAATGGAGCCGAAATTGCCCGCACAGAATATACGCGCGAAGGCAAAGTGCCACTCCATACTCTCAGAGCTGATATTGACTATGCGTACCGTACGGCTCAAACCATCTATGGAATTTTGGGCATCAAGGTTTGGATCTTCAAGGGAGAAATTATTCCCGGACAAGAAGAGGTTGCCCAGCCTGCCAACAATCAACCGCGCCGTCGCCAGCAACGTCGTCGCCAGCAATACGAAGATCGATCGAACGAAGGCTAA
- the rplP gene encoding 50S ribosomal protein L16: MLSPRRTKFRKQQRGRMKGMATVGNEINFGDFALQALEPCWITSRQIEASRRAMTRYIRRGGKIWIRIFPDKPVTMRPAETRMGSGKGNPEFWVAVVKPGRILFEVAGVPEATAREAMRLAQYKLPIKTKFIARQSEES, translated from the coding sequence ATGTTAAGTCCTAGAAGAACAAAATTCCGAAAGCAGCAACGCGGGCGCATGAAGGGAATGGCGACCGTGGGTAATGAAATTAATTTTGGCGATTTTGCCTTGCAAGCGCTAGAGCCTTGCTGGATCACATCGCGTCAGATTGAAGCCAGTCGTCGTGCCATGACTCGTTACATTCGTCGGGGCGGCAAGATTTGGATTCGTATCTTCCCGGATAAACCTGTCACCATGCGCCCAGCGGAAACCCGAATGGGATCGGGCAAAGGAAATCCAGAGTTTTGGGTTGCTGTAGTCAAACCAGGGCGAATTCTATTTGAAGTGGCTGGTGTTCCTGAGGCAACGGCTCGCGAAGCTATGCGCTTGGCACAATATAAGCTCCCCATCAAGACCAAGTTTATCGCCCGTCAATCGGAGGAGTCATAA
- the rpmC gene encoding 50S ribosomal protein L29 encodes MPLPKIDEIRDLSDQEVSDQIVSVKKELFQLRFQKATRQLEKPHQFKHLRHRLAQLMTIERERQLAAMKATPDSDSTADDE; translated from the coding sequence ATGCCCTTACCAAAAATTGATGAGATCCGCGACCTCAGCGATCAGGAAGTCAGCGATCAAATTGTTTCAGTCAAGAAAGAGTTGTTTCAATTGCGGTTTCAAAAGGCAACCCGTCAGCTAGAAAAACCTCATCAGTTTAAGCATTTGCGCCATCGCTTAGCCCAACTGATGACTATCGAACGAGAACGCCAACTTGCAGCAATGAAGGCAACTCCAGACTCAGACTCAACAGCAGATGATGAATAG
- the rplN gene encoding 50S ribosomal protein L14, giving the protein MIQQETYLNVADNSGARKLMCIRVLGGNRRYANVGDVIIAVVKDAIPNMGVKKSDVVRAVVVRTKKGLRRDSGMSIRFDDNAAVIINAEGNPRGTRVFGPVARELRDKNFTKIVSLAPEVL; this is encoded by the coding sequence ATGATTCAACAAGAAACCTATTTGAACGTAGCAGACAACAGCGGTGCACGTAAGCTCATGTGCATTCGTGTTCTTGGTGGAAATCGCCGCTATGCCAACGTGGGAGATGTCATCATCGCCGTTGTCAAAGATGCGATTCCAAATATGGGCGTGAAAAAATCGGATGTGGTTCGAGCAGTCGTTGTTCGAACTAAGAAAGGATTACGGCGCGATAGTGGCATGTCCATTCGGTTTGATGATAATGCGGCTGTCATCATTAACGCAGAAGGGAATCCTCGTGGGACACGAGTATTTGGGCCAGTGGCTCGTGAGCTACGCGATAAAAACTTCACCAAGATTGTTTCACTGGCGCCGGAGGTACTGTGA
- the rplX gene encoding 50S ribosomal protein L24, which produces MTKKVRYKVHVKKGDTVQVIAGREKGKVGEILRVIPESSKVVVKGVNVRTKHVKPQGEGESGQITTFEAPIHSSNVMLYSTKQKVASRICYTFNADGRKVRMLKKTGEIID; this is translated from the coding sequence ATGACTAAAAAGGTTCGCTATAAAGTGCATGTGAAGAAGGGCGATACCGTTCAGGTCATTGCCGGACGAGAGAAAGGTAAAGTAGGCGAGATTCTGCGGGTCATTCCGGAGTCCAGCAAAGTAGTGGTTAAAGGAGTAAACGTGAGAACAAAGCATGTCAAGCCCCAGGGCGAAGGCGAGTCGGGTCAAATTACGACGTTTGAAGCACCGATTCACAGCTCTAATGTCATGCTCTACTCTACTAAACAAAAGGTGGCTAGCCGCATTTGCTACACCTTTAACGCGGACGGACGCAAGGTGCGGATGTTGAAGAAAACAGGCGAAATCATTGATTAG
- the rplE gene encoding 50S ribosomal protein L5: MATRLKTQYQETIVPKLMEQFQYTNIHQVPKVVKVTVNRGLGEAAQNAKAMESSLSEIAIITGQKPVVTRAKKAIAGFKIRKGMPVGIMVTLRSDRMYAFLDRLMNLALPRIRDFRGVSPKSFDGRGNYTLGIREQLIFPEVDYDSIDQIRGMDISIITTANTDEEGRALLKELGMPFRDN, encoded by the coding sequence ATGGCAACTAGACTAAAAACCCAGTATCAAGAAACGATCGTTCCCAAGCTGATGGAGCAGTTTCAGTACACCAACATCCATCAGGTTCCTAAGGTTGTAAAAGTGACAGTCAATCGGGGCTTGGGAGAAGCAGCACAAAACGCGAAGGCAATGGAATCATCCTTGAGCGAAATTGCCATCATTACCGGACAGAAGCCCGTTGTCACCCGTGCCAAAAAAGCGATCGCGGGCTTCAAAATCCGCAAAGGCATGCCAGTTGGCATCATGGTGACACTTCGTTCCGATCGCATGTACGCTTTTCTCGATCGGTTGATGAATTTGGCTCTTCCTCGCATTCGTGACTTCCGAGGTGTGAGTCCGAAAAGCTTTGATGGACGAGGTAATTACACCCTTGGCATTCGCGAACAGTTAATTTTTCCAGAAGTGGACTACGATTCCATCGACCAAATTCGAGGAATGGACATTTCTATCATCACGACTGCCAATACAGATGAAGAGGGCCGTGCCCTATTAAAAGAATTAGGAATGCCCTTTCGGGATAACTGA
- the rpsH gene encoding 30S ribosomal protein S8, whose amino-acid sequence MAANDTIADMLTRIRNANLARHQTTEVPSTRMTQNIARVLRDEGFITDFSEREEGAKRMLVISLKYKGRNRRPIITALQRVSKPGLRVYSNRKELPRVLGGIGIAIISTSSGIMTDRDARRQGLGGEVLCYVW is encoded by the coding sequence ATGGCGGCTAACGACACAATTGCAGATATGTTAACGCGCATTCGTAACGCAAATTTAGCGCGACACCAGACCACAGAAGTACCATCAACTCGCATGACTCAGAACATTGCCAGAGTTCTGCGCGACGAAGGGTTCATCACAGACTTTAGCGAGAGAGAAGAGGGAGCTAAGCGCATGCTGGTAATTTCCCTCAAATATAAAGGCAGAAATCGTCGTCCTATCATTACGGCGTTACAGCGCGTCAGCAAACCTGGGCTACGAGTGTATTCAAACCGGAAGGAACTCCCTAGAGTTTTGGGTGGCATTGGTATTGCCATTATTTCTACCTCTAGCGGTATTATGACCGATCGCGATGCCCGTCGGCAGGGCTTGGGTGGAGAGGTGCTTTGCTACGTCTGGTAG